The genomic segment CCCTCACACCCCCAGACCTCCATAAGCACCAGGTTAAGCTGAAAAGCCCTGTCAGGGACGAACTGCCAGAAATTGGTTTCTCAAATCGGTAGCCCCCGACTTGCGTCGGGGGTTTCGGTCATCTGTGAAACAGGTCCCCCCGCCGAGGCTAACCGACTTGTCAACCGGGGACGGTTAGCCTACTTATTCCGCTCCCATCCCTCACCCCCAGTTCCCCTCTTCTGTAGGGATGAGGGGCCCTTCATCCCTACAGAAGAGGGGGAACTGGGGGGCCGGGGGGAGGATAGGGGGAGGGTGAGGGGAGAAGGGCCGAAGGTCAGGGCCACTTAAAAGTCAGGTAAAACTAAGTAAACAAGGTACTCAAGATGACCTTGTAAAAGTCCCGGTTTATCGGTATACTTTAAGTAAGGCTTTAAGGAAAGAGGAAATGAACCTGGATCTGAATTTCTCAATGACCTCTTTGGAATGGGAAGCGAATTGATGGGCTGATGGCTTTAAAGAAGGGGACTTTATCCGATGCAGAGCGGGCACAGTAGGGGCACGGCGGCGCCGTGCCCCTACTTCTCAAATTTCTCTACTTCAGGATAGAGGGAATCAGATCATCAACAAACCCATGGGGAAATGAAAGTCAGGGTAAAAAAGAGCCGTTCGATCAAATAAAACCAATTTTAATTTGAAACTTGTGATGTCTATATTAAAAATTAGATCCCTGTAAAGGTTCAAGGCAAAGTATGAAGTATCAAACAGATCACGAAAGAAATCAAAATGCATGAGATGGGACTCGCTAAGGCTATTTTAACCGTAGCACTGAATGCGGCAGAAGGTCAAAAAGTGCAACGAATCTGTTTGCAGATTGGAAAATTGCAGATGGTGGCGCCGGATAGTCTTGAGTTCTCATTCCAATTGGTGGCCGAGGGTACAACAGCAGCAAAAGCTGTGCTGGAGATCGTGGAAGTCCCTCCTTGCCTACGCTGCAAGCAATGTGGAGCCCAAAGTGAATTCAATCATCCGCCGTTTACCTGCACACGCTGCGGTGTTTCTGATATGGAGATTGTGTCAGGAAACCAGGTCTTAGTAGATGCCGTGGAGCTGGAAAACGGTGTTACCATCAAATGCCGATGAGAGTAGGGGCACAAGGCCTTGTGCCCCTACTCAAGGCACAAGGCCTTGTGCCCCTACTCAAGCCTATCATCTGTCAGACGATCATCAACGACCTGATACCCATGAGTCTTAAAGAAATTAAGAAGATCCAGAATAAAGTCAAAATAGAAGGGAATAGACGTCTCAAGATTATTCTACGGGGAGCTGTTCAAGGGGTTGGATTTAGACCTTTTATCTACCGCCTGGCAACCCAACTCGAACTTCAGGGCTGGGTCTTAAACTCTCCCGAGGGAGTGCTTATTGAAGTCGAAGGTAAAGAAGAAAATTTAAATGCCTTTTTGCTCCACTTAGATAAAGAAAAACCACCCAGATCAATAATCCAAAGCCTTGAGTTCTCTCTTCTGGACCCCGTGGGTTTTAATAGCTTCGAGATAAGAAAAAGCGAAGCAACAGGGGAGAAAAGAGCCCTTGTTCTCCCTGAAATAGCTACCTGTTCTGAATGCAGGGAGGAAGTATTCGACTCTCTCGATCGTCGCTTTCTTTATCCGTTTACAAATTGTACAAACTGTGGCCCCCGCTTTACTATCATTGAGGCACTTCCCTACGATAGACAGAACACCTCCATGAAGATCTTCAAGATGTGTCCAGAATGCCGCGATGAGTACGAAGAACCCCAAAATAGGCGGTTCCATGCCGAACCAAATGCTTGTTCTGCATGTGGACCAACCCTGGAACTCTGGACTCCGAAAAGAGAGCCTATCGCAAAGGGACATAGAGCCCTTATCGCTGCAGCCGAAGCGGTAAGAGGTGGAAAAATTCTAGCCCTAAAGGGTTTGGGCGGATTTCACCTTATCGTAGATGCAAGGAATGAAAAGGCTGTAATTAAACTTCGTGAAAGGAAAGGACGAGAAGAAAAACCTTTTGCCCTTATGTTTCCGTCTTTGGATACGGTAAAAAAATATTGTGAGGTCTCATCCTTTGAAGAACGCCTTCTCTGCTCTCCGGAAAGCCCTATTGTACTTCTTAAAAGATACCCCACAGGAGTCCGGCAAACCGGTTCCCTGGCTGCCAGAGGGAAGTTAAGAACGATGAACAAAAAGATAGCTCCCAGTGTAGCTCCTCATAACCCTTATCTGGGTGTCATGCTACCTTATACGCCCCTTCACCATCTCCTGATGCAAGAACTTGGCTTTCCTGTTGTGGCTACAAGTGGGAACCTGACCGATGAACCGATCGTAATTGATGAAAAAGAAGCTCTGATCCGCCTTCAAGGAATTGCCGATCTCTTTTTGGTCCATAACCGTCCCATTATAAGGCATGTGGATGATTCCATTGCACGCGTAATCCTGGGAAGAGAGCTCCTCCTCAGACGTGCAAGGGGATATGCCCCTCTTCCCATCCGCCCTGTACAAACCCTTAATGGTAGCCCCCCTCTTCCTTCCCCGTCCACGGGGAGGGTAGGGTGGGGGCTATCGGGGGGAATTAATCGTGCACCCTTGCCTAAAATTCTGGCTGTAGGAGCTCATCTAAAAAATACCATAGCAATTTCTCTGGGAGACCAGATATTTATGAGTCAGCATATAGGCGACCTTGAAACACAGGAAGCTTATGAGGCTTTTCAAAGGGTTATAAGGGACTTTAAAAAGCTCTACGAATTTGAACCTGAAGGGGTTGCCTGCGATATGCATCCGGATTTCCTTTCTACTAAGTACGCGAAAAGCCTGGGCCTGCCTGTGATAGAGATTCAACACCATCACGCCCATGTGGCTGCCTGTATGGCAGAGAATGAGTTAGAAGGTCCTGTTTTAGGAGTCTCCTGGGATGGAACAGGATACGGTACTGATGGAACTATCTGGGGTGGTGAATTCCTTTGGGCTGATTATATTTCATTTCGACGGGTTTACCACTTTAGAACCTTTAGACTCCCCGGGGGGGAGAAGGCAATCCATGAACCAAGAAGGACAGCTCTGGGGATTCTCTATGAACTCTTTGGTGAAGAAGCCGAACAGGTTATGGAAAAAAAGGAGATCCCCTTTCTTCGAACCTTTTGTGAAGAGGAGCTTAGAATTCTCGGGCAGATGATAAGGAAAGGGATAAATTCTCCCCTTACATCAAGTGCTGGACGTATCTTTGACGCCGTAGCTGCTTTAATAAACTTGAGGCAACGGGTGAGTTTTGAAGGACAGGCAGCTATGGAACTTGAATACGTGACCAGAGAGGGAATCAACTCCTCCTATCCCTTTGAAATCACAAACCAAGAAATTATAGATTGGACTCCAATGATTTTAGCCCTCTTAGAAGATCTTCAAAAAGGAACGTCAAAGGATGTGATAGGAACAAAGTTCCATAATACCCTCTCTGAAATTATCCTGCAGGTAGCTCATCTTATGGGTATGGAGAAAGTCGTGTTAACAGGAGGTGTATTTCAAAATCGATACTTAACCGAGCGTACCTGGAGAAGACTTGAGGAAGAAGGATTCAAACCCTATATCCATCAGCGAGTACCCCCCAATGATGGGGGTATATCCTTTGGACAAGTCATGGTAGCTGCTTCCCGTTTTTTGACATCCGTCCAGGGCTGTTGAATATTCAACATGGCAGGTCAAACGTCCCATTTGACCTGCCATATAAGGGTAAAACTAACTTAATCCCATACCTTTGATCCACGACTAAAAAGGAGATGAGAGAATGTGTCTGGCAATTCCCGGAAAAGTAGTTGAAATTTTCCATGAAAACGGGCTTAAAATGGGTAAGGTCGATTTTGATGGGATCACCCGAAAAGCCTGTTTTGAATATGTACCGGATATACAGCTTGGGGATTATGTTCTGGTTCATGTAGGATTTGCCTTAAGCAAGGTTGATGAAGAAGAAGCCAAAAAGGTTTTTGAGTTCCTGGATCAGATGAATGAACTTGGAGAACTTAGAACCCTCCAGGAAGACAACTAAAAATAGAGGTCATTTTTAGTAGGGTTTAAACCATGAAATACCTTGATGAATATAGAAATGAAGAGACCATCTCTCGCATGGTAGATAAGATCCACCAGTTGGTGAAGCATCCCTGGGTTATCATGGAAGTCTGTGGCGGGCAGACCCATACGATTGTTAAATACGGAATCGATGAACTTCTTCCCAAAGAAGTTACGCTGGTTCACGGTCCTGGATGCCCGGTGTGTGTGACCTCCCTTGAGATGATCGACAAAGCCTTGGAAATAGCCTCTCGCCCCGACGTTATTTTCTGCTCCTTCGGAGATATGCTGAGGGTTCCAGGTTCCAAAAGAGACCTCCTTGCCGTTAAATCGGAGGGAGGAGAGGTAAGAATCGTTTACTCCCCCCTGGATGCTCTGAAGATAGCCCAGAATAATCCCCATAAGAAGGTGGTTTTTTTTGCTGTGGGTTTTGAGACAACGGCTCCGGCAAACGCCATGGCAGTATGGCAGGCCAAAAAGTTAGGGATAAAAAACTTTTCCCTCTTGGTCTCCCATGTCCTCGTCCCTCCTGTAATTGCCTCCATCCAACAGTCACCCCAGAATCGTATTCAGGGATACCTGGCTGCCGGACATGTCTGTACCATCATGGGGTGGAAAGAGTATGAACCGATTTCAGCCCATTATAAGGTTCCCATTGTAGTCACCGGGTTTGAACCTTTGGATATACTCCAGGGTGTCTACCTGGTCGTAAAACAATTAGAGGAGGGAAGGGCCGGGGTTGAAAATCAGTATGCAAGAGCTGTAAAGCGCGAGGGAAATATATCCGCTCAAAGGCTCATATTCAACGTTTTTGAAGTCACAGATAGAAAGTGGCGAGGAATAGGAATTATTCCGAAAAGTGGTTATAAGCTGAGGCATGAGTTCGGGGAATACGACGCAGAACGACTCTTTGAGGTTGATGAGATAAAGGCCCAGGAGTCTCCTGCCTGTATAAGCGGCCAGATTCTAAAAGGCTTAAAGAAACCGCATGAGTGCCCAGCCTTCGGTAAAGAATGTACCCCCGGACATCCGCTGGGAGCCACCATGGTATCTTCGGAAGGAGCATGCGCCGCTTATTACAACTATGGCAGATATTTAAAGCTACCAGCCATGAGTCCTTAATTGCCAACCCCTAAAGGATCCAAAATCTAAGATAAGAGACTCGTAGTCACAACAGGGAAGTGGAAAAGGCCGTTAGTAGGGGCACGGCGGCGCTATACCCGAACTCAGTGGGACGCCCATGCTCCCAAGCTTCCTCATCCCCCGCTTGCGGGGGATGAGGGGGAGAGAGAAGGAAATTATCTAACTTCTTTCCTCACCGACTTTTCCATAAAAAATCGGTGATTCAAAATAAAGAAGGCTTCAATGTCCGAAAACGTCGAATTCGTCCTTAGTTGTCCTTTACCAATAACAGATTATAAAAATATACTTCTCGGTCACGGAAGCGGAGGAAAACTATCCGCGGATCTGATAAAGAAAATATTTCTTTCGCAATTTAAAAATCCCTATCTCGGACCTCTTAACGATGCGGCTGTTTTTGAGGTAAATGGAACAAGACTTGCGTTTACAACAGACTCCTATGTGGTAAATCCTATATTTTTTCCGGGAGGAGATATTGGAAAGCTTGCGGTTAATGGGACTATCAATGACCTTGCGGTAAGTGGTGCAAGACCTCTTTATATAAGTGCAGCCTTTATTCTTGAAGAGGGCTTTCCCGTAGAAAACCTATGGAAGATCGTTCTTTCCATGAAAAGCGCCTGCGAAGAAACCGGGGTTTTACTGGTTA from the Candidatus Limnocylindrales bacterium genome contains:
- a CDS encoding hydrogenase maturation nickel metallochaperone HypA; amino-acid sequence: MHEMGLAKAILTVALNAAEGQKVQRICLQIGKLQMVAPDSLEFSFQLVAEGTTAAKAVLEIVEVPPCLRCKQCGAQSEFNHPPFTCTRCGVSDMEIVSGNQVLVDAVELENGVTIKCR
- the hypF gene encoding carbamoyltransferase HypF, which translates into the protein MPLLKAQGLVPLLKPIICQTIINDLIPMSLKEIKKIQNKVKIEGNRRLKIILRGAVQGVGFRPFIYRLATQLELQGWVLNSPEGVLIEVEGKEENLNAFLLHLDKEKPPRSIIQSLEFSLLDPVGFNSFEIRKSEATGEKRALVLPEIATCSECREEVFDSLDRRFLYPFTNCTNCGPRFTIIEALPYDRQNTSMKIFKMCPECRDEYEEPQNRRFHAEPNACSACGPTLELWTPKREPIAKGHRALIAAAEAVRGGKILALKGLGGFHLIVDARNEKAVIKLRERKGREEKPFALMFPSLDTVKKYCEVSSFEERLLCSPESPIVLLKRYPTGVRQTGSLAARGKLRTMNKKIAPSVAPHNPYLGVMLPYTPLHHLLMQELGFPVVATSGNLTDEPIVIDEKEALIRLQGIADLFLVHNRPIIRHVDDSIARVILGRELLLRRARGYAPLPIRPVQTLNGSPPLPSPSTGRVGWGLSGGINRAPLPKILAVGAHLKNTIAISLGDQIFMSQHIGDLETQEAYEAFQRVIRDFKKLYEFEPEGVACDMHPDFLSTKYAKSLGLPVIEIQHHHAHVAACMAENELEGPVLGVSWDGTGYGTDGTIWGGEFLWADYISFRRVYHFRTFRLPGGEKAIHEPRRTALGILYELFGEEAEQVMEKKEIPFLRTFCEEELRILGQMIRKGINSPLTSSAGRIFDAVAALINLRQRVSFEGQAAMELEYVTREGINSSYPFEITNQEIIDWTPMILALLEDLQKGTSKDVIGTKFHNTLSEIILQVAHLMGMEKVVLTGGVFQNRYLTERTWRRLEEEGFKPYIHQRVPPNDGGISFGQVMVAASRFLTSVQGC
- a CDS encoding HypC/HybG/HupF family hydrogenase formation chaperone, with the translated sequence MCLAIPGKVVEIFHENGLKMGKVDFDGITRKACFEYVPDIQLGDYVLVHVGFALSKVDEEEAKKVFEFLDQMNELGELRTLQEDN
- the hypD gene encoding hydrogenase formation protein HypD, whose protein sequence is MKYLDEYRNEETISRMVDKIHQLVKHPWVIMEVCGGQTHTIVKYGIDELLPKEVTLVHGPGCPVCVTSLEMIDKALEIASRPDVIFCSFGDMLRVPGSKRDLLAVKSEGGEVRIVYSPLDALKIAQNNPHKKVVFFAVGFETTAPANAMAVWQAKKLGIKNFSLLVSHVLVPPVIASIQQSPQNRIQGYLAAGHVCTIMGWKEYEPISAHYKVPIVVTGFEPLDILQGVYLVVKQLEEGRAGVENQYARAVKREGNISAQRLIFNVFEVTDRKWRGIGIIPKSGYKLRHEFGEYDAERLFEVDEIKAQESPACISGQILKGLKKPHECPAFGKECTPGHPLGATMVSSEGACAAYYNYGRYLKLPAMSP